A window of Diadema setosum chromosome 2, eeDiaSeto1, whole genome shotgun sequence contains these coding sequences:
- the LOC140237935 gene encoding LOW QUALITY PROTEIN: CD5 antigen-like (The sequence of the model RefSeq protein was modified relative to this genomic sequence to represent the inferred CDS: substituted 2 bases at 2 genomic stop codons) gives MEKFAILFMCIDILGFTAGQNEGEVRLVGGRLAREGRVEIYHNGEWGTVCDDGWDMNDAAVACQQLGYQEAWDVRQSAYLGKGNDTQRIWLDDVACTGSEQQLSDCQFISWYYHDCSHAEDAGVTCGNRASGGALRLSGGSKPREGRVEIFSGGQWGTVCPDLLWGHTDAQVVCRQLGFDEGYVTYDDYGSALELPVHFTSVICSGDQDKLIDCSYTNAQLIPCSVDAHGAVQCFGGLYGDEGSVRLADGTSSLEGRVEIYYDNXWGTVCNDGWDVSNAEVVCRQLGFPDVVDHDYYFGSGDDPIHLDDVDCLGDESSLVDCSHRSWRENDCTHVEDVGVKCSATARGSSGIETWVIAIIVVIALVVIVTFVVIIIVACSSAKRKQAGTXNTVTAFTVSGGNYPSATGTAVQGSTAYPTQPAPATYYPPPPNYSTVMGSMSSSLPNGSEDVPMVPYTASSNPTQAAPLSASDGPVVTGPGPAQPPSTAIDYHEKENTLS, from the exons ATGGAAAAATTCGCCATCTTGTTCATGTGTATAGATATCTTGGGATTCACAGCAGGCCAGAATG AAGGAGAAGTTCGGCTCGTAGGTGGCAGGTTGGCCCGTGAAGGGCGCGTAGAGATTTACCACAACGGGGAATGGGGCACCGTGTGTGACGACGGTTGGGATATGAACGATGCAGCCGTGGCGTGCCAACAACTCGGCTACCAAGAAGCGTGGGACGTCCGACAGTCGGCCTACCTCGGAAAGGGAAACGACACGCAACGTATATGGCTGGACGACGTGGCCTGCACGGGCAGCGAGCAACAGCTGAGTGATTGCCAATTCATTAGCTGGTACTATCACGACTGCAGCCATGCCGAAGACGCCGGCGTCACTTGCGGTAATAGAG CATCCGGGGGAGCGTTGCGGCTGTCCGGAGGTTCGAAACCTAGGGAGGGCCGGGTCGAGATCTTCTCGGGCGGTCAGTGGGGGACCGTGTGCCCAGATTTACTGTGGGGCCATACGGACGCGCAAGTTGTGTGCCGTCAACTTGGGTTCGATGAGGGATACGTCACCTATGACGACTACGGTTCTGCGCTGGAGCTACCCGTACATTTCACCTCCGTCATCTGCTCCGGGGATCAGGATAAACTCATCGACTGTAGCTACACCAATGCGCAATTGATCCCTTGTTCAGTAGACGCCCATGGGGCAGTCCAGTGCTTCGGCGGGCTCTAtg GTGACGAGGGAAGCGTCCGATTGGCCGATGGAACTTCTTCCTTGGAAGGTCGGGTGGAGATCTACTACGACAACTAGTGGGGGACGGTATGCAACGACGGGTGGGATGTTTCCAATGCCGAAGTAGTCTGCCGTCAGCTCGGCTTTCCGGACGTCGTCGATCATGACTATTACTTCGGCAGCGGTGACGACCCCATCCATCTCGATGATGTCGATTGCCTGGGTGACGAGAGCAGCCTGGTCGATTGTTCTCATCGGTCATGGAGGGAGAATGATTGCACGCACGTTGAAGACGTTGGAGTAAAGTGCAGCGCCACAGCCCGAG GTTCCAGTGGTATTGAAACTTGGGTGATAGCTATCATCGTTGTCATTGCGTTGGTCGTCATTGTCACATTCGTCGTCATAATCATCGTTGCGTGTTCGTCGGCAAAGAGGAAGCAAGCAGGGACATAGAATACTGTAACGGCCTTCACCGTGAGTGGTGGAAATTATCCCTCTGCCACCGGAACTGCAGTACAAGGTTCAACTGCCTATCCTACGCAGCCTGCACCAGCGACCTACTACCCACCGCCTCCAAACTACTCTACCGTCATGGGGTCTATGTCGTCTTCCCTTCCGAACGGCAGCGAAGATGTACCGATGGTGCCTTACACCGCCAGCTCCAATCCAACGCAGGCAGCACCGTTGTCAGCTTCCGATGGACCCGTCGTAACGGGGCCAGGTCCTGCCCAGCCGCCGAGTACAGCCATTGACtaccatgaaaaagaaaacacattatCATAA
- the LOC140239265 gene encoding integrase/recombinase xerD homolog, translating into MAEHLVGARSDNTTRKYFSAFQKWEAFISSEGGNAIPAEPIHVAVYITSLLKEGASLSVIQSAIYAVKWAHGVRGLPDPTDNAFVKNLLESAKRRPYKSVKRRDIISSDEIIQLCEKYDGSEDLLVLRDLAYIVISFAGFLRFNEMQSLRASDICFYDDHMSLQLNKSKTDQYRKGSTVVLSRGESSACPLRVLKNYMEKAGINVGSDQFIFRPAFCTKGARSLVKMNKKLSYTRARETVVARLKEVSCKPNLGLHSLRAGGASAAAKSALPDTRLWKRHGRWRSEKAKDGYVEESLEHLLSVSKALRL; encoded by the coding sequence ATGGCGGAGCACCTGGTGGGAGCAAGGAGTGACAACACGACGAGGAAGTATTTTTCGGCTTTCCAAAAATGGGAGGCTTTCATCAGTTCGGAAGGAGGGAATGCTATTCCAGCTGAGCCAATACATGTCGCGGTCTACATAACCAGTCTCTTGAAAGAGGGCGCTTCATTAAGTGTAATTCAGTCAGCGATATACGCCGTTAAGTGGGCTCATGGAGTCAGAGGTTTACCTGATCCGACAGATAATGCGTTTGTGAAAAATCTTCTCGAGAGCGCAAAGAGACGCCCATATAAGTCTGTCAAGAGGAGAGATATAATTTCTTCGGACGAAATCATCCAGTTGTGTGAGAAGTATGATGGATCCGAGGATCTTTTGGTATTGCGAGATTTGGCATACATCGTCATTAGTTTTGCCGGTTTTCTGAGATTCAACGAGATGCAGTCGCTGAGGGCGtcagatatttgtttttatgatgatCACATGTCCTTACAGTTGAACAAGAGTAAGACGGACCAGTACCGTAAGGGCAGTACAGTAGTGTTAAGCAGAGGAGAGTCAAGCGCTTGTCCTCTGAGAGTATTAAAGAACTACATGGAAAAAGCCGGTATTAATGTTGGTTCCGATCAATTCATATTCAGACCAGCCTTTTGTACAAAAGGGGCGAGGAGCCTTGTTAAGATGAATAAGAAGCTCAGTTACACTAGAGCTCGAGAGACAGTCGTAGCTCGGTTGAAGGAGGTCTCTTGTAAACCAAACCTAGGACTGCATTCGCTAAGAGCAGGGGGTGCATCTGCAGCTGCTAAATCTGCATTGCCAGATACAAGGCTTTGGAAACGTCATGGGAGGTGGAGGAGTGAAAAGGCGAAAGATGGTTACGTGGAGGAGAGTTTAGAGCATTTGTTGTCAGTTAGCAAAGCTCTCCGTTTATAG